From the genome of Streptomyces sp. NBC_01260, one region includes:
- a CDS encoding biotin transporter BioY, whose product MSTAAAAPVRTGAVLADLLPAARHRYAVDTALVLGGAALTGIAAQIAVPVPGSPVPVTGQTFAALLVGTALGARRGFLALAVYALVGMAGMPWFSAGSSGAGGASFGYVLGMLLAATVVGGLARRGGDRSVLRTAGTMVLGSALIYAVGVPYLALSTGMSASAAIAAGLTPFLLGDALKAALAMGALPASWKLIGRRG is encoded by the coding sequence ATGAGTACTGCTGCCGCCGCCCCCGTCCGTACCGGAGCGGTCCTCGCCGACCTGCTGCCCGCCGCCCGGCACCGCTACGCCGTGGACACCGCCCTGGTGCTCGGCGGCGCCGCGCTCACCGGCATAGCCGCCCAGATCGCCGTGCCGGTCCCCGGCTCCCCGGTCCCGGTCACCGGTCAGACCTTCGCCGCGCTCCTGGTCGGCACCGCGCTCGGCGCCCGCCGCGGCTTCCTGGCCCTCGCCGTGTACGCGCTCGTCGGCATGGCGGGCATGCCGTGGTTCTCGGCCGGCAGTTCCGGTGCCGGCGGTGCCTCGTTCGGCTATGTGCTCGGCATGCTGCTCGCCGCGACCGTGGTCGGCGGCCTCGCCCGCCGCGGCGGCGACCGTTCGGTGCTGCGTACGGCGGGCACCATGGTGCTCGGTTCGGCGCTCATCTACGCGGTCGGCGTGCCCTATCTGGCGCTGTCCACCGGCATGTCGGCGAGCGCCGCGATCGCGGCCGGCCTGACGCCGTTCCTGCTCGGCGACGCGCTGAAGGCGGCGCTCGCGATGGGCGCGCTGCCCGCGTCCTGGAAGCTCATCGGGCGTCGCGGCTGA